A part of Capsicum annuum cultivar UCD-10X-F1 chromosome 6, UCD10Xv1.1, whole genome shotgun sequence genomic DNA contains:
- the LOC107873027 gene encoding alcohol dehydrogenase 1, with protein sequence MSSTIGQVIRCKAAVAWEAGKPLVIEEVEVAPPQKMEVRLKILYTSLCHTDVYFWEAKGQNPVFPRILGHEAAGIVESVGEGVIELAPGDHVLPVFTGECKDCSHCKSEESNMCSLLRINTDRGVMIHDGQSRFSINGKPIYHFVGTSTFSEYTVVHVGCVAKINPLAPLDKVCVLSCGISTGLGATLNVAKPTKGSSVAIFGLGAVGLAAAEGARIAGVSRIIGVDLNASRFEQAKKFGVTEFVNPKDHSKPVQEIIAEMTDGGVDRSVECTGHIDAMISAFECVHDGWGVAVLVGVPHKEAVFKTHPMNLLNERTLKGTFFGNYKPRSDLPSVVEKYMNRELELEKFITHTLPFAQINKAFDLMLKGEGLRCIITMED encoded by the exons ATGTCAAGCACTATAGGACAAGTCATTCGTTGCAAAG CTGCTGTGGCATGGGAGGCTGGGAAGCCATTAGTGATAGAGGAAGTGGAAGTGGCACCTCCACAAAAAATGGAAGTTCGTCTTAAGATTCTCTACACTTCTCTATGTCATACTGATGTCTACTTCTGGGAAGCTAAG GGCCAAAATCCAGTCTTTCCTCGAATTCTTGGACATGAAGCAGCAGG GATTGTGGAGAGTGTTGGGGAGGGAGTTATAGAACTTGCACCAGGGGATCATGTTCTTCCTGTCTTTACAGGGGAATGCAAAGATTGTTCTCATTGTAAATCAGAAGAAAGCAATATGTGTAGCCTCTTAAGGATTAACACCGACAGGGGAGTGATGATTCATGATGGACAATCAAGATTTTCAATCAATGGGAAGCCCATTTACCATTTTgttgggacctccacttttagTGAATATACTGTGGTTCATGTTGGATGTGTCGCGAAAATTAACCCCCTTGCTCCTCTTGACAAAGTATGTGTCCTTAGTTGTGGAATCTCGACAG GCCTTGGTGCAACTTTGAATGTTGCTAAACCAACAAAAGGCTCAAGTGTGGCTATATTTGGACTAGGGGCTGTAGGCCTTGCT GCTGCAGAAGGAGCAAGAATTGCTGGTGTGTCAAGGATAATTGGTGTTGATTTAAATGCTAGCAGATTTGAGCAAG CTAAGAAATTTGGTGTGACAGAGTTTGTGAATCCAAAGGATCATAGTAAACCAGTTCAAGAG ATAATTGCTGAGATGACTGATGGCGGAGTCGATAGGAGTGTGGAATGTACTGGCCATATTGATGCTATGATTTCAGCATTTGAATGTGTTCATGAT GGTTGGGGAGTGGCTGTTCTTGTTGGAGTACCCCATAAAGAAGCTGTGTTCAAGACACACCCTATGAACTTGTTGAATGAAAGGACTCTCAAAGGAACCTTCTTTGGAAACTACAAGCCTCGTTCGGATCTTCCTTCTGTTGTTGAGAAATACATGAACAGGGAGCTTGAATTGGAGAAGTTCATCACTCATACACTCCCATTTGCTCAAATCAACAAGGCTTTTGATTTAATGTTGAAAGGAGAAGGCCTTCGTTGCATCATCACCATGGAGGACTAA